From a region of the Zingiber officinale cultivar Zhangliang chromosome 10B, Zo_v1.1, whole genome shotgun sequence genome:
- the LOC122029834 gene encoding uncharacterized protein LOC122029834 — protein sequence MADWGPVIVAVILFILLSPGLLFQLPSRTRVVEFGNMCTSGISILVHAVILFVLMTILVIAIGIHVQTA from the coding sequence ATGGCCGATTGGGGTCCGGTGATCGTCGCTGTGATTCTGTTCATCCTGCTGTCGCCGGGGCTGCTGTTTCAGCTGCCGTCGAGGACGAGGGTCGTGGAGTTTGGGAACATGTGCACCAGCGGCATCTCCATTCTGGTGCATGCAGTCATCCTCTTTGTCCTCATGACGATCCTTGTTATTGCTATCGGAATCCATGTTCAGACTGCTTAA